The following are encoded together in the Anabrus simplex isolate iqAnaSimp1 chromosome 5, ASM4041472v1, whole genome shotgun sequence genome:
- the LOC136874756 gene encoding O-glucosyltransferase rumi homolog, with protein sequence MLRFSSLNSQETCSADSVGVCSGGNEHRGTKEMYSEKVNERSQKYRSLLDGALAAFSPCSMQNCSCYSSVIEQDLKVFKKGITKEMLESVRDRGTKYQIINHRLYRDAECMFPSRCSGIEHFLIPLLPKLPDMELIINTRDWPQVSKHFSEPKPVFSFSKTGDYHDIMYPAWGFWEGGPAIGLYPRGLGRWDVHRKELKKEAERWPWKNKKPVAFFRGSRTSSERDSLVLLSREQPDLVDAKYTKNQAWKSDADTLYEPPAEEVPLREHCKYKYLFNFRGVAASFRLKHLFMCKSLVFHVGSEWLEFFYPLLHPWVHYIPVPSSATKEDIRNLLEFVAENDSEMKQIAERGYHLIWNNLRMEDIKCYWRKLLRKYAKLLNFKPTLDKSLIERK encoded by the exons ATGTTACG TTTTTCGTCATTAAACTCCCAAGAAACTTGTTCAGCCGACAGTGTTGGAGTTTGCAGTGGTGGAAACGAACATCGAGGAACGAAGGAAATGTATTCTGAGAAAGTGAATGAACGTTCTCAGAAATATCGTAGTTTGTTGGACGGTGCTCTTGCGGCTTTCTCACCATGTTCTATGCAGAACTGTAGTTGTTATTCTAGCGTTATAGAACAAGATTTAAAAGTTTTCAAAAAGGGAATAACTAAAGAAATGCTGGAATCAGTGCGGGACAGGGGAACAAAGTACCAGATTATTAATCATCGATTGTATCGTGATGCTGAGTGTATGTTTCCTTCCCGCTGTTCAGGAATCGAACATTTCTTGATACCATTACTTCCCAAACTTCCTGATATGGAGCTGATTATAAATACTCGGGATTGGCCGCAAGTGAGCAAACATTTTAGTGAGCCAAAGCCGGTATTTTCATTCAGCAAAACTGGTGATTATCATGACATTATGTACCCTGCTTGGGGATTTTGGGAAGGGGGTCCTGCTATTGGTCTCTACCCAAGAGGGCTTGGACGTTGGGATGTTCATCGCAAAGAACTAAAGAAGGAAGCAGAAAGGTGGCCTTGGAAAAACAAGAAACCTGTAGCATTCTTCCGTGGTTCTCGTACAAGTAGTGAAAGAGACTCATTGGTTCTGTTGTCTAGAGAGCAACCTGACCTTGTTGATGCTAAGTACACCAAAAACCAAGCATGGAAATCTGATGCCGACACATTGTATGAACCACCAGCTGAAGAGGTGCCTTTGAGAGAGCACTGCAAGTATAAATATCTATTTAATTTCCGAGGTGTTGCAGCAAGTTTCCGTCTTAAGCATTTATTCATGTGCAAATCATTAGTTTTTCATGTTGGAAGTGAATGGTTAGAATTCTTTTATCCCTTACTTCATCCATGGGTACATTACATCCCAGTGCCTAGCAGTGCCACAAAAGAAGACATTAGAAATCTTTTAGAGTTTGTAGCAGAAAATGACTCAGAAATGAAACAGATTGCTGAACGAGGTTATCATTTGATATGGAATAATCTTCGCATGGAAGACATTAAGTGTTACTGGAGAAAATTACTCCGAAAATATGCTAAATTATTGAATTTTAAACCTACACTTGACAAgtccttaattgagaggaaatga